Proteins found in one Rhizobium sp. NZLR1 genomic segment:
- a CDS encoding LacI family DNA-binding transcriptional regulator, with translation MKGIRQLAEHLDISIGTVSRALNGKPDVNEETRRRVLAAAEELGYVANQSGRSLRQGMTNVIGLMLEVSRETVENSDDFFLGVTDGLQSVFSRHKLDLVMLPCPDDEDPHEYLKRMVARRLVDAMIISATRRTDRRIELLEKVRIPFVALGRSASGGSYTWMDLDFEGVAARGVDRLVAKGHRRIAVAAPSSDINLGYIFLESYRQALKRHGIAFDPALVIRVKSSEQGGYQAGHELLMIEERPTAIILIHELMAIGLYRRLAEAGIVPGRDLAVVGFREEPRTHFLQPSLTSFRMSLRDLGAQLGETLLATMPAYADHYPQGARSRIWPLELVPGESDAFTLTG, from the coding sequence ATGAAGGGAATTCGCCAGCTCGCCGAGCATCTCGACATTTCGATCGGGACGGTGTCCCGTGCGCTGAACGGCAAGCCCGACGTCAACGAAGAAACGCGCCGGCGCGTGCTCGCCGCCGCCGAGGAGCTTGGTTACGTCGCCAACCAATCGGGCCGCAGCCTCCGCCAGGGCATGACCAACGTCATCGGGCTGATGCTCGAGGTCAGCCGCGAGACAGTCGAAAACAGCGACGACTTCTTCCTGGGCGTCACCGACGGGCTGCAGAGCGTCTTTTCCCGTCACAAGCTCGATCTGGTCATGCTGCCCTGCCCCGATGACGAGGATCCGCACGAATATCTGAAGCGCATGGTGGCGCGCCGCCTGGTCGATGCGATGATCATCTCGGCGACCCGACGCACCGACCGACGCATTGAGCTGTTGGAAAAGGTCCGAATCCCGTTTGTGGCGCTCGGCCGCAGCGCGTCCGGCGGCAGCTATACCTGGATGGATCTCGATTTCGAAGGCGTGGCGGCGCGCGGCGTCGACCGGCTGGTCGCAAAAGGCCACCGGCGGATCGCGGTGGCGGCCCCCTCCTCCGACATCAATCTCGGCTATATCTTCCTCGAGAGTTACCGCCAGGCGCTGAAACGCCACGGTATTGCCTTCGACCCGGCCCTCGTTATCCGTGTCAAGTCGAGCGAACAGGGCGGTTATCAGGCTGGCCACGAACTGCTGATGATCGAAGAACGGCCGACGGCGATCATCCTGATCCACGAACTGATGGCGATCGGGCTTTACCGGCGGCTTGCCGAGGCCGGCATCGTTCCCGGCCGAGACCTCGCCGTCGTCGGTTTCCGCGAGGAGCCGCGCACGCATTTCCTGCAGCCGTCACTGACCTCCTTCCGCATGTCGCTGCGCGATCTCGGCGCCCAGCTCGGCGAAACCCTGCTTGCCACCATGCCGGCCTATGCCGATCATTATCCGCAGGGAGCCCGCAGCCGGATCTGGCCGCTGGAACTCGTTCCTGGCGAAAGCGACGCGTTCACGCTGACGGGCTGA
- a CDS encoding MFS transporter produces MVDEKRLISKITWKLMPFLGILYLIAYIDRQNVSFAKLQMVDALGMSEYAYGLGASLFFIGYFLFEVPSNLFLERLGARVWFARILVSWGLVTVALAFTQNATMFYILRFLLGVCEAGFFPGVLYLLTLWFPSAYRGRMVGLFMIFSAIANAVGAPLGGVLLDLDGLYGLAGWEWVFLATGIPAVIAGIVTFFYLPGRPENASFLTGEEKDWLERRLASENAGMGENAGNGFKALIDPRVLLMALCYIAFPLSAYGLSYWLPTIVQAFGVSNTVNGFLNIIPWLLVAVALYAVPTMADKAQSKTPYIVVPALIGAACLLLSALIPNHALQFAFLCVAAAGIFAPQPVFWSLPSRFLKGAGAAAGLAAINSVGNLGGFVAQNVVPWIKEASGSTTAPMFFLAACLAVGALLVFFVTRQLSSREPPAAPSRV; encoded by the coding sequence ATGGTCGATGAGAAGCGGCTGATCTCGAAAATCACCTGGAAGCTGATGCCGTTTCTCGGCATCCTTTATCTCATCGCCTATATCGACCGGCAGAATGTCAGCTTTGCCAAACTGCAGATGGTCGATGCCTTGGGGATGAGCGAATATGCCTACGGCCTCGGCGCTTCGCTGTTCTTCATCGGCTATTTTCTCTTCGAGGTGCCGAGCAACCTCTTCCTCGAAAGGCTCGGCGCCCGTGTCTGGTTCGCCCGCATCCTGGTGTCCTGGGGCCTCGTCACCGTCGCGCTCGCCTTCACGCAGAACGCAACGATGTTCTATATCCTGCGCTTCCTGCTCGGCGTCTGCGAAGCCGGCTTCTTTCCAGGCGTGCTCTATCTGCTGACGCTATGGTTCCCCTCTGCCTATCGCGGCCGGATGGTCGGGCTGTTCATGATCTTCAGCGCCATCGCCAATGCCGTCGGCGCACCGCTCGGCGGCGTGCTGCTCGATCTCGATGGTCTTTACGGCCTTGCCGGCTGGGAGTGGGTCTTCCTGGCGACCGGTATTCCAGCCGTCATCGCCGGCATCGTCACCTTCTTCTATCTTCCCGGCCGGCCTGAAAACGCAAGTTTCCTGACTGGCGAGGAGAAGGACTGGCTTGAACGGAGGCTCGCATCGGAAAATGCCGGCATGGGCGAAAATGCCGGAAACGGCTTCAAGGCGCTGATCGACCCGCGCGTCCTGCTGATGGCGCTTTGCTATATCGCCTTTCCGCTCTCGGCCTATGGCCTGAGCTATTGGCTGCCGACCATCGTCCAGGCCTTCGGCGTCAGCAATACGGTGAACGGTTTCCTCAACATCATTCCCTGGCTGCTGGTTGCGGTCGCGCTCTATGCCGTTCCCACGATGGCCGACAAGGCCCAATCGAAGACGCCCTATATCGTCGTTCCGGCCTTGATCGGCGCCGCCTGCCTGCTGCTGTCGGCGCTGATCCCGAACCACGCCTTGCAATTCGCCTTCCTCTGCGTCGCCGCTGCCGGCATCTTCGCGCCGCAGCCGGTGTTCTGGAGCCTGCCCTCGCGTTTCCTCAAAGGGGCGGGTGCCGCTGCGGGGCTTGCCGCCATCAATTCGGTCGGAAATCTCGGCGGTTTCGTCGCCCAGAACGTCGTGCCCTGGATCAAGGAGGCGAGCGGCAGCACGACTGCGCCGATGTTCTTCCTCGCCGCCTGCCTTGCTGTCGGCGCTCTGCTGGTCTTCTTCGTCACGCGGCAACTGTCGAGCCGGGAGCCTCCGGCGGCGCCGAGCCGGGTGTGA
- a CDS encoding multidrug effflux MFS transporter — protein sequence MTASFFRIALILGLLSAIGPFAIDMYLPALPSIGQDLHADNNVTQLTLLAFFISFALAQLVYGPLSDMWGRKLPLYLGIGVFAVASIGCALSTDIETLIAFRFVQGIGGAAGMVIPRAIVRDMHTGVQAARLMSLLMLVFSISPILAPLTGSAVIEFYGWRGVFWAVMIAAFIGLVLLATQLDETRPAKERSGSGLKSAMAAYRLLLADRNFLTLTFIGGLGISSFLVYLANSPFVLIQHYGLTPTEYSFAFSINAVSFFAVSQATGWLGERFGLVRVMRIAVSAFALAMVVMAVVMASGFNQLPVMATFLFIGYGFLGLVIPTSAVLALEDHGAIAGTASSLMGTLHFVIAAVAMVISSLFFDGTAVPMAAGIALCAFLAFALTQATIGRRAAVAAAE from the coding sequence ATGACGGCTTCCTTCTTTCGCATTGCTCTCATTCTTGGCCTTCTCTCGGCCATCGGCCCCTTCGCCATTGACATGTATCTGCCTGCGCTGCCGTCCATCGGCCAGGACTTGCATGCGGATAACAACGTCACCCAGCTGACGCTTCTCGCCTTCTTCATCTCCTTTGCCCTCGCCCAGCTCGTCTATGGTCCGCTTTCGGACATGTGGGGTCGCAAGCTGCCGCTCTATCTCGGCATCGGCGTCTTCGCGGTCGCCTCGATCGGCTGCGCACTTTCGACCGATATCGAAACGCTGATCGCCTTCCGTTTCGTCCAGGGCATCGGCGGTGCCGCCGGCATGGTCATTCCGCGCGCCATCGTCCGCGACATGCATACCGGCGTGCAGGCCGCGCGCCTGATGTCGCTGCTGATGCTGGTCTTCTCGATCTCGCCGATCCTGGCGCCGCTGACCGGCAGCGCCGTCATCGAATTCTACGGCTGGCGCGGGGTGTTCTGGGCGGTGATGATCGCCGCCTTCATCGGCCTCGTCCTGCTTGCCACCCAGCTTGACGAAACCCGCCCTGCCAAGGAGCGCAGCGGCAGCGGCCTCAAGAGCGCCATGGCGGCCTACCGGCTGCTGCTGGCCGACCGCAATTTCCTGACGCTGACCTTCATCGGCGGTCTCGGCATTTCGAGCTTTCTCGTCTATCTCGCCAACTCGCCCTTCGTGCTGATCCAGCACTACGGGCTGACGCCGACCGAATACAGCTTCGCCTTCTCGATCAACGCCGTGTCCTTCTTCGCGGTGTCGCAGGCGACCGGCTGGCTCGGCGAGCGTTTCGGCCTGGTGCGCGTCATGCGGATTGCGGTCAGCGCCTTTGCGCTAGCCATGGTTGTCATGGCGGTGGTGATGGCTTCAGGCTTCAACCAGCTGCCCGTCATGGCGACCTTCTTGTTCATCGGCTACGGCTTCCTCGGCCTCGTCATCCCGACCAGCGCCGTTCTTGCTCTCGAGGATCACGGCGCGATTGCCGGCACCGCCTCGTCGCTGATGGGCACGCTGCATTTCGTCATTGCCGCCGTCGCCATGGTGATATCGAGCCTTTTCTTCGACGGCACGGCCGTTCCGATGGCTGCCGGCATTGCGCTCTGCGCCTTCTTAGCCTTCGCGCTGACCCAGGCAACGATCGGCCGCCGCGCCGCCGTCGCCGCTGCCGAATAG